A DNA window from Comamonas sp. 26 contains the following coding sequences:
- the glnL gene encoding nitrogen regulation protein NR(II), whose amino-acid sequence MSSTADLPPDASNLELDETDQKNYQSLDWLCTLIAVLDERGMVRFVNAALENALGQSRRIMVGSEFATCVAEPALLDKALSGARSNDFAALRFEANLLRLGLEPLPIHAAVSLAEKAGHVMVEMWPLEQQARQDREERIREQAQANKELIRNLAHEIKNPLGGIRGAAQLLQMDLVMPELLEYTTVIIHEADRLQALVDRLLAPHRQPHDVGDVNIHEVCERVRSLVLIEHPQGLKILRDYDISIPEFRGDSAQLIQALLNIVQNAAQALGRRIAEGDAEIILKTRVARQATLGRERHRLALELHVIDNGSGVPDAIKERIFYPLVSGRDGGSGLGLTLAQTFVQRHHGLIECDSQPGRTDFRILIPLP is encoded by the coding sequence ATGAGTTCAACCGCTGACTTGCCCCCCGATGCATCCAACCTGGAGTTGGATGAAACCGACCAAAAAAACTACCAGTCTTTAGACTGGCTCTGCACCTTGATTGCCGTGCTGGATGAGCGCGGCATGGTGCGTTTTGTCAATGCGGCGCTGGAGAATGCGCTGGGCCAGTCGCGCCGAATCATGGTGGGCAGCGAATTTGCCACCTGTGTGGCCGAGCCCGCCTTGCTGGACAAGGCCTTGAGCGGTGCGCGCTCCAATGATTTCGCCGCGCTGCGTTTTGAGGCCAACTTGCTGCGTCTGGGGCTGGAGCCATTGCCGATTCACGCAGCAGTCTCTTTGGCGGAGAAGGCTGGGCATGTGATGGTCGAGATGTGGCCGCTTGAGCAGCAGGCCCGCCAGGACCGCGAAGAGCGCATTCGCGAGCAGGCTCAGGCCAACAAGGAGCTGATTCGCAATCTCGCGCATGAGATCAAGAACCCGCTGGGCGGTATTCGCGGTGCAGCGCAGTTGCTGCAGATGGATCTGGTCATGCCGGAGCTGCTGGAATACACCACCGTCATCATCCATGAGGCAGATCGCCTGCAGGCTCTGGTCGATCGTCTGCTGGCACCGCATCGCCAGCCGCATGATGTGGGTGACGTCAACATTCACGAGGTGTGCGAGCGCGTTCGTTCGCTGGTGCTGATCGAGCATCCGCAAGGGCTCAAGATCCTGCGTGACTACGACATCTCCATCCCCGAGTTCCGCGGCGACAGCGCGCAGCTGATTCAGGCCCTGCTGAACATTGTCCAGAACGCTGCGCAGGCACTGGGCAGGCGTATTGCCGAGGGCGATGCAGAGATCATTCTCAAGACCCGTGTGGCCAGGCAAGCCACTTTAGGGCGTGAGCGCCACAGACTGGCACTGGAATTGCATGTCATTGATAACGGTTCAGGTGTACCCGATGCCATCAAGGAGCGAATTTTCTATCCCTTGGTATCTGGCAGAGATGGTGGCTCAGGCCTTGGTCTGACGCTCGCTCAGACCTTTGTTCAGCGCCATCATGGCTTGATCGAATGCGATAGCCAGCCCGGGAGGACGGATTTCCGAATTCTGATCCCGCTGCCATAA
- the ntrC gene encoding nitrogen regulation protein NR(I) has protein sequence MKPIWIVDDDPSIRFVLEKALGREGWPIRSFTQARDVLKALADVDSSDPERQAPQVLVSDIRMPGGSGLELLEQVRAQQPSLPMIIMTAYSDLDSAVSAFQRGAFEYLPKPFDVPKAVELIRRAVEESQREEVADVQAPVQAEMLGQAPAMQDVFRAIGRLSQSQVTVLITGESGSGKELVARALHKHSPVAGGPFVAINTAAIPKDLLESELFGHERGAFTGAQTQRRGRFEQAEGGTLFLDEIGDMPFELQTRLLRVLSDGHFYRVGGHQAVKAHVRVIAATHQDLELRVKDGAFREDLFHRLNVIRLRLPALRERKEDVPMLTQHFLQQSARQLGVEPKRMSGVAMNRLQTFGFPGNVRQLENICHWLTVMAPAQQIALKDLPPEVLNSGAVAEAPAPSVAAQPAEKVEPVLSAEATQSFIQLPAEAEGWLEGLGKQAQELLSEGHNDVWDQLSHKFEAQLLRTALAATHGRRVEAASRLGIGRNTITRKLQELGLENENFD, from the coding sequence ATGAAGCCGATCTGGATTGTGGACGACGACCCTTCCATCCGCTTTGTGCTTGAAAAGGCATTGGGGCGCGAAGGCTGGCCCATTCGCAGCTTTACCCAAGCGCGTGATGTTCTCAAGGCCCTGGCAGATGTGGACAGCAGCGACCCAGAGCGCCAGGCCCCGCAAGTGCTGGTCAGTGATATCCGCATGCCCGGTGGCTCAGGACTTGAGCTGCTGGAACAGGTGAGGGCGCAGCAACCCAGCCTGCCCATGATCATCATGACGGCTTACTCCGATCTTGATAGTGCTGTTTCCGCATTCCAGCGCGGTGCATTCGAATATCTGCCCAAGCCTTTTGACGTGCCCAAGGCGGTGGAGTTGATCCGCCGCGCGGTTGAAGAAAGCCAGCGTGAAGAAGTGGCCGATGTGCAGGCCCCGGTACAGGCCGAGATGCTGGGCCAAGCCCCGGCCATGCAGGACGTGTTCCGCGCCATTGGCCGATTGAGTCAGAGCCAGGTCACGGTCTTGATTACTGGAGAATCCGGTTCGGGTAAGGAGTTGGTAGCTAGAGCCTTACACAAGCATTCTCCCGTTGCTGGAGGACCATTTGTAGCTATCAATACCGCAGCAATTCCCAAAGATTTGCTGGAGTCCGAACTGTTCGGGCACGAGCGCGGTGCATTTACCGGAGCGCAAACCCAGCGCCGTGGCCGTTTTGAACAAGCCGAAGGCGGCACTCTGTTTCTCGATGAAATCGGCGACATGCCCTTCGAGTTGCAGACACGCCTGCTGCGCGTGCTTTCTGATGGGCATTTTTACCGGGTGGGTGGTCATCAAGCCGTCAAGGCTCATGTGCGCGTGATTGCGGCCACCCATCAGGACTTGGAGCTTCGCGTCAAGGATGGTGCTTTCCGCGAGGACTTGTTCCATCGCTTGAATGTCATTCGCCTGCGTTTGCCAGCCCTGCGTGAGCGCAAGGAAGACGTGCCTATGCTGACCCAGCATTTTCTGCAGCAAAGTGCACGTCAGCTAGGGGTGGAGCCCAAGCGCATGAGCGGTGTTGCCATGAACCGGCTGCAGACTTTTGGCTTTCCGGGCAACGTACGCCAACTGGAAAACATCTGTCACTGGCTTACCGTCATGGCTCCTGCGCAGCAGATTGCACTCAAGGACTTGCCGCCTGAAGTGCTTAACAGCGGCGCAGTGGCTGAGGCACCTGCACCGTCAGTTGCTGCACAGCCTGCTGAGAAAGTAGAGCCTGTGCTCAGTGCCGAGGCTACCCAGTCCTTCATTCAATTGCCTGCTGAGGCTGAAGGCTGGCTGGAGGGGCTTGGCAAACAAGCGCAAGAGCTGCTCTCAGAGGGGCATAACGATGTGTGGGATCAACTCTCCCACAAGTTCGAAGCGCAGCTACTGCGTACCGCACTGGCCGCTACCCATGGCCGGCGCGTTGAGGCTGCGAGCCGCTTGGGCATTGGTCGCAATACCATTACCCGCAAGCTGCAGGAGCTGGGGCTGGAGAACGAAAACTTTGATTGA
- the xth gene encoding exodeoxyribonuclease III, translating into MKIATWNVNSLTVRLPQVLDWLAANPVDALGLQELKLTDDKFPHMAFEEAGYKAISHGQKTYNGVAWITRETGRDVVRNIPGFEDEQARILATTIDSPSGEIRLINGYFVNGQEPGSEKFAYKMRWLQALHDWVKEQLALHPRLVLVGDFNVTPEDRDSYDPVGLKDTIHHTVEERGHFQDLLKLGLSDSFRMFEQPEKSFSWWDYRMLGFQKNRGLRIDHILVSDALKSSVTACIVDRTPRKNKQPSDHTPVVVTLG; encoded by the coding sequence ATGAAAATTGCTACCTGGAATGTGAACTCTCTGACGGTGCGTCTGCCCCAAGTACTGGACTGGCTGGCGGCGAACCCTGTTGATGCGCTGGGCCTGCAGGAGCTCAAGCTCACTGACGACAAATTCCCTCACATGGCTTTTGAAGAAGCCGGATACAAGGCCATCAGCCACGGACAAAAAACCTATAACGGCGTGGCCTGGATCACACGAGAAACGGGCCGCGATGTGGTGCGCAATATTCCCGGCTTTGAGGATGAGCAAGCCCGCATCCTTGCAACGACGATTGATTCACCATCAGGCGAAATTCGCCTGATCAATGGCTACTTCGTCAACGGCCAAGAGCCGGGCTCTGAAAAATTTGCCTACAAAATGCGCTGGCTGCAGGCGCTTCATGACTGGGTCAAAGAGCAACTGGCTTTGCATCCGCGTCTGGTTCTGGTGGGCGACTTCAACGTAACCCCCGAAGATCGCGACTCCTATGATCCTGTCGGACTCAAGGACACGATTCACCACACAGTAGAAGAGCGTGGGCATTTTCAGGACTTGCTGAAACTCGGCCTGAGCGATTCATTTCGCATGTTTGAGCAGCCTGAAAAAAGCTTCTCATGGTGGGATTACCGCATGCTGGGCTTCCAGAAGAACCGTGGTCTGCGCATTGACCATATTCTGGTCAGCGACGCACTGAAAAGCAGTGTGACTGCCTGCATTGTGGATCGCACGCCTCGCAAGAACAAACAACCCAGCGATCACACCCCTGTGGTAGTTACGCTGGGCTGA
- a CDS encoding zeta toxin family protein: MTIPVPRLRMFAGPNGSGKSTIKDVLPPQWLGIYVNADEIEKIIRADGCLSLAAFEVDADTQELQAFLLASTLLKKAGLLAQASQLALVDGRVVFGPVAVNSYWASVLADFIRHKLLVSKVSFTFETVMSSPDKVAFLQKAQQAGYRTYLYFVATEDADINVSRVKYRVQVGGHPVAEDKIRSRYVRSLELLPQAVTYADRAYIFDNSGAERVWVAEVTDGLEIEMKTDEMPAWFKAALWDQFE, translated from the coding sequence ATGACGATTCCTGTTCCTCGCCTGCGAATGTTTGCAGGCCCGAATGGTTCGGGAAAAAGTACGATCAAGGACGTGCTACCGCCGCAGTGGCTTGGTATCTACGTCAACGCAGACGAAATTGAAAAAATCATCCGTGCCGACGGCTGCTTGAGTTTGGCTGCGTTTGAAGTCGATGCGGATACGCAAGAGTTGCAAGCGTTCTTGCTGGCATCAACACTGCTGAAAAAGGCTGGGCTTTTAGCCCAAGCCTCGCAGTTGGCCTTGGTTGATGGGCGTGTGGTGTTTGGGCCTGTGGCGGTCAATTCATACTGGGCATCTGTGCTGGCGGACTTTATTCGGCACAAGCTGTTGGTATCGAAGGTATCTTTCACATTTGAGACCGTGATGTCATCGCCTGACAAAGTGGCGTTTTTGCAGAAGGCGCAGCAGGCGGGCTACCGCACCTACTTGTACTTTGTGGCGACGGAGGATGCCGACATCAATGTGTCACGGGTCAAGTACCGTGTGCAAGTTGGCGGGCATCCTGTGGCGGAAGACAAGATTCGTAGCCGCTATGTGCGCTCGCTGGAATTGTTGCCGCAGGCCGTGACGTACGCTGACCGAGCTTACATATTCGACAACTCAGGGGCTGAGCGGGTGTGGGTGGCCGAAGTGACCGATGGCCTGGAAATCGAAATGAAAACCGATGAAATGCCGGCCTGGTTCAAGGCGGCGTTGTGGGATCAGTTTGAATAA